GTAAGTTCAAGATATTTTTGACGCCAGGCTAGACCGGTTTTCTCTGAGCCGGCTACATTATTCCATAGTTTCCAGGAGTTCAATAAAGCTGTGTAAAGATCAAAGAGTACCGCTTTGTATTTTGGTCCAGGCATTAAATCCGGTTGCTGATATATCTTGAATTAAAGCATTCGAATTCGATGGTTCTCAGATTCAAACCTAATCTGCGGATAAGAGTTGCCCAAGTCTCTTAATTCCTTCCTCGATTTGTGATTCCGGAACATAGCTATAGCAAAGCCGCATTCGTTCTTTCCCACTACGATTATGATAAAAAGCCGGTCCTGGTACATATGCAACGGATGATCCTTCAATTGCTTTTGGTAAAAGCGCTTCAGTGTCAAAGTGTTTTGATAAAGTAACCCAGGTATAAAACCCACCTTGAGGTTTTGTCCAATGTGTATCTTGAGGGAAGTGCTTTTCAAGAGCAGCTAACATGGCATCTCTTTTTCGTCGATAAATCTCAATTGCAGCTGATGTTTGTCGTTGAATTAGCCCTTTTTCAGCAAAAGAAAACAGTAAATATTGTCCGATAGTTGAAGCACACTGATCCTGGCCTTGCTTGGCCAATATCAACGTGTTAATTAATTCTTTCGACGCAGTTATCCAGCCTAAACGTACACCCGGGTTAAAGATCTTTGAGAAGGTATTGATATGAATTACATTCTGAGGGTCTAGAGATGCTAACATTTGCGGTGATTGACCTTCAAAACATAAATCGCGGTAAGCTTCATCTTCAATAATTGGCACACAATATTCGTTGGCGATTTGTATGATTTTATTTCGTCTATCTTCTGAAAGTGTAACACCGGATGGATTTTGAAAAGTGGGGACCAAGTAAATAAATTTAGCATGCTGTGAGTTTTGTCTTAAGTTTTTAAGGGTCGCAAGTAGTGCCTCTGGTTGCATTCCTTTATCATCCAGTGGAATGCCGGCGAATCGCGCCTGGTAACTTTTAAAAACATGGAGGGCGGCTACATAAGTTGGTTCACCTACAATAACAACATCACCAGGGTCAATGAATACTTTACAAACCAGGTCTAACGCTGCAATTCCACCTGTTGTTACCAGGCATTCTTCAAGTTTAGATTGCCTGCCTGACAAAGTCATACGTTGTGCCAGCCAATCTCTAAGAGGAGCAATACCGGGGATAGGCCCATAACCAAGAACAGTAGGTCCTCTTTGAGTTATTATTTCTTCAAAAATTTCTTTGATTTCTTCCAGGAAAAATGTTGTCGGATCCGGAAGACCGCCGGCAAAAGAAATGATCTCAGATCGTTCAGCCAGTTTTAAGATAGCGACTACATCGGAATGTCCTATTGCATCGATGCGACTTGCGTAGAGATGACTCCAATTCAATTTTGTTAGCCCTATATAAAGAAATTATTCATGATCAACAAGATAAACAAAATTAAAATAATAGATGAAATAAAAACGAATCAACTTAGCTATTTGTTTTTTTCATGAGACTAATCAAATTACAATGAGCAATGAGCAATTAGCAATTTACGATGATCGATGACCAATTAAGAATGATCAATAATCTGGTGCTGGGTATAAAAGTGGATGGTCTTATTTCAGAACAAATTGGTCAATATCCATTTTCATGAATCAAAGTAATATACCTTTACCTAAGTTTGTATCGAAACGTAATGGTCCCCTCAACTGGATCTTGCGGTACATTACGGGGCAGGGGATTGAACTGCCAGCGCGTAAATGCAGATAAAGCATTCGCTTCTAAAACCGCGTCATATTTCATGATTGGGATAATTTGAGCGACATGGCCGTTTGCCAGGACTTTAAATCTAAATTTGATCAGCGCTTCTTTATTGTATCCTTGCGGGTACTCTGGCAATATTTTTATCAGGATCTTTCTTTCCGCAGCTTTTCCTTCAATCTCGAATAAACTGGATTCAATTCCCGGGTTTGACCCTGCATTCGGTTGTGTTTGGTCTTTCAGGTTACCCGGTTGGAAATCTTCCT
This portion of the candidate division KSB1 bacterium genome encodes:
- a CDS encoding PLP-dependent aminotransferase family protein, with the protein product MNWSHLYASRIDAIGHSDVVAILKLAERSEIISFAGGLPDPTTFFLEEIKEIFEEIITQRGPTVLGYGPIPGIAPLRDWLAQRMTLSGRQSKLEECLVTTGGIAALDLVCKVFIDPGDVVIVGEPTYVAALHVFKSYQARFAGIPLDDKGMQPEALLATLKNLRQNSQHAKFIYLVPTFQNPSGVTLSEDRRNKIIQIANEYCVPIIEDEAYRDLCFEGQSPQMLASLDPQNVIHINTFSKIFNPGVRLGWITASKELINTLILAKQGQDQCASTIGQYLLFSFAEKGLIQRQTSAAIEIYRRKRDAMLAALEKHFPQDTHWTKPQGGFYTWVTLSKHFDTEALLPKAIEGSSVAYVPGPAFYHNRSGKERMRLCYSYVPESQIEEGIKRLGQLLSAD